In Burkholderia pseudomultivorans, the DNA window GGGCTCACGCCGATATCGGTCACGTCGGTCTTCAACAGGTTCGGGTCGGTATACGGAATCAGCACGCCGATCACGAAGATCGCGAGCACGTAGAACAGCAGGATCCGCCAGAACACCTGGCGCACCGCGCGCGGAATCGTCGTGCGCGGGTTTTCCGATTCGCCGGCCGCGACGCCGATCAGTTCGGTGCCCTGGAACGAGAAGCCCGCGATCATCGCGACGCCCATCATCGCCGGCAGGCCGCCCGCGAACGGCGCGTCGCCGATCGTCAGGTTGCCCCAGCCGTTGCCGGGCGCGCCCTTCAGAATGCCGAAGATCATCAGCAGGCCGACGCCGATGAAGGCGACCACCGTGACGACCTTGATCAGCGCGAACCAGTATTCGGCCTCGCCGAAGCCGCGCACGGTGAGCGCATTGAGCAGGAACATCACGCCGAGGAACGCCGCGCTCCACCAGATGCCCGGCACGTCCGGAAACCAGTAATGCATCACGAGCTGCGCGGCGACCAGCTCGACCGCGATCGTCACCGCCCAGTTGTACCAGTAGTTCCAGCCGAGCGCGAAGCCGAAGCCTTCGTCGACGTATTTCGCGCCATAGGTCGCGAACGAACCCGACACCGGCATGAAGGCGGCCATTTCGCCGAGGCTCGTCATCAGGAAGTACACCATCAGGCCGATCAGCATGTACGCGACCATCGCGCCGCCGGGGCCGGCCTGCGAGATCGACGCGCCGGACGCGACGAACAGGCCCGTGCCGATCGAGCCGCCGATGGCGATCATCGTCAGGTGGCGCGCCTTCAGCGCGCGATGAAGCTTGGGTCGGTTCGCGGGCGAACCGGCTTGGTCGGAATTCGGGAGTGCGGACATAAACGAGACGAACGTTGAGCGGGCCGCTGGCAGTCGGGGCCGGCGTGCATCCGGCATCGGGCGCGCTGCGCCGCCGGCGATGCATTCGATGTGGCCCCGATGCGCGCTGCGCGCCGGGCGCCTGCGGCGAAGCGCGGATTCTACCTGATTCGCCGGAGGGACAGCTCGCGCGGCACCGCGCGCGCTCGCGGGCAGGCTTTGCAGAATCAACGGCTTGGACGCGTCCGCAATGACGAATCGCGCGGTATGCGCCAGTCGCCCTGTCGGAAACCGACAAAAACCGGATTAATGGAAATGTCCGCCCACACGCCGGCAAATAATCAGACAAAATGGCGCACGCCAATAATCGATTCAATTCGGATCCGGCCCCACCCGTAACGGCATTCGGTAATGGGGCGTAATCGTATCGAACGGCATTTGGCCGTGCGCATTTTGTCGCGCGTCGTCGAATCGCAAGGTTTTCGCGAGATAATGCGCGTTAATTCGAAATAATCAGCACGGGGAATCGCGACTGCGCGAATATTCCTCCGCCCGCCCACCGAGGATGAAGTCACACCCACTGTTCGCCGCGCTGCGCCGCCATACCGCATCCGTCGTGGCCCGCGTCCTGTCGCCCCGCGGCGTGCTCGTGGCGGGCATCGTCCTGCTGCTGTTCAGCTGGGGCCTTTCCGCGTCGCTGCTGATCGAGGCGCGGCGCGACGCGTATGAGCACGCGATCGAAAATGCACGCAACCTGATGCTGCTGATCGAACGCGATATCGCGCGGAATATCGAGCTCTACGATTTGTCGCTGCAAAACGTCGTCGACGGCATTGCCGATCCCGAACTGATGGCATTGCCGCCGCGCCAGCGACATCGGCTGCTGTTCGACCGTGCCGCGACCGGCGCCTATCTCGGCTCGATTTTCGTCATGGATCCGCACGGCAATATCGTCGTCGATTCGGGCGCATCGCCGCCGCGACACGGCAATTACGCCGACCGCGACTATTTCACCGCCCATCGCGACCGGCGCGTGCAGGGCCTGTATATCAGCCGGCCGTATGCGTCCCGGCTGCGCGGCGGCGCGCTGACGATCGCGCTCAGCCGCCGCATCGACCGTCCGGACGGCACGTTCGGCGGCGTCGTGGTCGGCACGCTCAGCCTCGACTACTTCCGCGCGCTGCTCGACGGCCTCGCGGTCGGCGAGCACGGCTCCGCGGCGATCGTCGAGGAGAACGGCATGCTGGTGAGCCGCCTGCCGTACGACGCGCGCGTGGTCGGCCTCGACCTGCACGATTCGCCGCTGTTCATCGAATCGCGCCGCAGCCGCGACGGCGTGCTGCTCGGCATCGGCGCGATCGACGGCGTGCGGCGCATCTACGTCTACCGGCAGCTGGCCGGACTGCCGCTGATCGTCGACGTCGCGCCCGCCGAGACCGACGTCTATGCGTCGTGGCGCCATCGCACGATCTCGATCGTCGTGCTGATGAGCCTGTTTACGGGGTTCATCGCGTGGGGCTCGCTGCTGCTGTCGCGCGAGCTGAAGCGGCGGCAGCGCGCCGAATCGAAGCTGTACCGGCTCGCGCACACCGATGCGCTGACCGGCCTCGACAACCGCGGCACCTTCGACACGGTGCTCGCCAACGAGGCGCGGCGCGCGGCCCGCGCCGGCCGGCCGCTGTCGGTGCTGTTCGTCGACGTCGATCACTTCAAGGCGTTCAACGACTATTACGGCCACCTCGCCGGCGACGACGTGCTGCGCCGGGTCGCGCAAAGCGCATCGCGCTGCCTGCGCCGCGACAGCGACCAGATCGCGCGCTACGGCGGCGAGGAATTCGTCGTCACGCTGCCGGACACCGACGCGCACGGCGCGGCGACCGTCGCCGAAGCGATCCGGCGCGCGATCGCGGCGCTCGACATCGAGCACGCGAAGAGCCCGCACGGGCGCGTGACGGCCAGCATCGGCACCGCGACCGCCGAAGACGGGCGCACCGCGCCCGCGACGCTGCTGCGGCTCGCCGACGACGCGCTGTATCGCGCCAAGTCCGGCGGCCGCAACCGCGTGGAGGACGCCGAGCGGAGCGCGGCCGACGCATGACGCGGCGCGGCGCCGCATCGCCGCATCGCCGCATCGCCTCACCGCATCACCGCATCACGTCTCCGCATCTCCGCCACACCTCGCGCAGCCGCCCGCGCCCGCCGTGGACAGCCCGCGCGCGTTCGGCTAGCGTTACGTCTGCCCGCATGGCGATGCGGCGCCGGCCGGCGCCCGCGCCGCCGCGCGCCTTCCCGGCCACTCCGCTCCGCCATGACCGCCCCGTTCCCTGCCCGGCTGCCGCCCTTGATCCGCGGCGCGCTTCGTCCGCTGCTCGATCCGTACCGCCGCTACCGCCACGCGAAGCTGATCCATGCGGCGCGCGTCGCGCTCGCGATTCTCGTGTCGATCGGGCTGTCGACGGGGCTGCGCGTGCCGCACGGCGAATGGTCGACGATCACCGTGCTGATCGTCGTCGGCGGGCTGCAGCATCACGGCAACATCCGCAAGAAGGCAGCCGAGCGCGCGCTCGGCACGTCGATCGGCGCGCTCGCGGGGCTGCTGCTGATCCTGCTGC includes these proteins:
- a CDS encoding amino acid permease, with the protein product MSALPNSDQAGSPANRPKLHRALKARHLTMIAIGGSIGTGLFVASGASISQAGPGGAMVAYMLIGLMVYFLMTSLGEMAAFMPVSGSFATYGAKYVDEGFGFALGWNYWYNWAVTIAVELVAAQLVMHYWFPDVPGIWWSAAFLGVMFLLNALTVRGFGEAEYWFALIKVVTVVAFIGVGLLMIFGILKGAPGNGWGNLTIGDAPFAGGLPAMMGVAMIAGFSFQGTELIGVAAGESENPRTTIPRAVRQVFWRILLFYVLAIFVIGVLIPYTDPNLLKTDVTDIGVSPFTLVFRHAGLAFAAGVMNAVILTAVLSAGNSGMYASTRMLYNLATEGRAPKLFAKLSPGGVPRNALYATTAVGALCFFTSLYGDKTVYLWLLNTSGMTGFIAWLGIAVSHYRFRKGYVKQGYAVDQLPYQSKWFPFGPLFAFVLCLVIALGQDYQAFLANRIDWAGVVATYVGIPLFLVVWLGYRLANKSRFVRYEEMEIAPWVAENRRGQRGVQASPATERETVA
- a CDS encoding sensor domain-containing diguanylate cyclase; its protein translation is MKSHPLFAALRRHTASVVARVLSPRGVLVAGIVLLLFSWGLSASLLIEARRDAYEHAIENARNLMLLIERDIARNIELYDLSLQNVVDGIADPELMALPPRQRHRLLFDRAATGAYLGSIFVMDPHGNIVVDSGASPPRHGNYADRDYFTAHRDRRVQGLYISRPYASRLRGGALTIALSRRIDRPDGTFGGVVVGTLSLDYFRALLDGLAVGEHGSAAIVEENGMLVSRLPYDARVVGLDLHDSPLFIESRRSRDGVLLGIGAIDGVRRIYVYRQLAGLPLIVDVAPAETDVYASWRHRTISIVVLMSLFTGFIAWGSLLLSRELKRRQRAESKLYRLAHTDALTGLDNRGTFDTVLANEARRAARAGRPLSVLFVDVDHFKAFNDYYGHLAGDDVLRRVAQSASRCLRRDSDQIARYGGEEFVVTLPDTDAHGAATVAEAIRRAIAALDIEHAKSPHGRVTASIGTATAEDGRTAPATLLRLADDALYRAKSGGRNRVEDAERSAADA